A single region of the Pseudorhodoplanes sp. genome encodes:
- a CDS encoding TetR/AcrR family transcriptional regulator translates to MGKTGKTAEPKQERLDAAAWVAAALEALADGGVDSVRVEPLAKTLKVTKGSFYWHFTDRRALLDAMLVHWAEGRIAAIREQVSGEKAGQNSPTVILLRLADLYTRHGNTRGLAIELAIRAFARRDEGAAKAVRDVDTERLTHVTALFEKLGWPAKDAQARAILFYSYLFGQSLLDSRVVTPATIDIAIEMLLAPPG, encoded by the coding sequence GAAAACCGGCAAAACGGCAGAGCCGAAGCAGGAGCGGCTGGATGCGGCCGCCTGGGTTGCGGCAGCCTTGGAAGCCTTGGCTGACGGCGGCGTGGACAGCGTGCGGGTGGAGCCGCTGGCGAAGACGCTGAAGGTGACCAAGGGCAGCTTCTATTGGCATTTCACCGATCGCCGCGCCCTGCTCGACGCCATGCTGGTCCATTGGGCCGAGGGCCGCATCGCCGCGATCCGCGAACAGGTTTCCGGCGAAAAGGCGGGGCAGAATTCTCCGACCGTGATCCTGCTGCGTCTTGCTGACCTCTATACGCGGCATGGCAATACGCGGGGGCTGGCGATCGAACTCGCCATCCGCGCCTTCGCGCGCCGGGACGAAGGCGCCGCCAAGGCGGTGCGCGATGTGGACACCGAGCGTCTGACGCATGTGACGGCCTTGTTCGAGAAGCTGGGCTGGCCGGCGAAGGACGCACAGGCCCGCGCCATCCTTTTCTACAGCTATCTGTTCGGCCAGAGTCTTCTGGACAGCAGGGTCGTCACGCCGGCGACGATCGATATCGCGATTGAGATGCTGCTTGCACCACCGGGCTGA